A window of the Juglans microcarpa x Juglans regia isolate MS1-56 chromosome 5D, Jm3101_v1.0, whole genome shotgun sequence genome harbors these coding sequences:
- the LOC121265218 gene encoding mediator of RNA polymerase II transcription subunit 4: MLQSPARLGLTNPNSPSLQNPTPPKLPHQPPHHPTQHQPSSNLSSTVTITTTSSTLLSLLPPLPRAQSLLLQMASLASKLFDVSPNRSIWLTAFRGSLPTFLSSQTQSLATTNPLDSSPSSAKEILSLFTLLQTQLFEAVAELQEILDLQDAKRKVAREIQSKDSALLVFAHKLKDAERVLDILVDDYSDYRRPKRSKLEEDVEDDSSCTTTVASQLKLSDILSYAHRISYTTFAPPEFGAGQAPLRGALPPAPQEEQMRASQLYNFADLDVGLPKAVETKEKTIEAIVEPPSAQPDVKSLANMTAIQGLLPPNITVPSGWKPGMPVELPINLPLPPPGWKPGDPVPLPPFESLPVPRADEQQLRPLAPQHKPPEPIQVRHVELDILDQDDDSSDYSSEDASSEDDD; encoded by the coding sequence ATGCTGCAATCTCCAGCAAGGCTAGGCCTTACAAACCCAAACTCACCCTCTCTTCAGAACCCTACACCTCCCAAACTTCCCCACCAACCACCACACCACCCAACCCAGCACCAACCCTCCTCCAATCTCTCATCCACTGTTACcatcaccaccacctcctcaaccctcctctctctcctcccaccaCTCCCTCGAGCCCAGTCCCTTCTCCTCCAAATGGCCTCCTTAGCCTCCAAACTCTTTGACGTCTCACCTAATCGGTCCATCTGGCTCACCGCCTTTCGAGGGTCTCTCCCTACCTTTCTCTCTTCCCAAACCCAATCACTTGCCACCACCAACCCACTTGATTCCTCTCCTTCCTCGGCCAAAGAGATCCTCTCACTTTTCACCCTTCTACAGACCCAGCTCTTTGAAGCAGTTGCAGAACTCCAAGAGATTCTTGATCTTCAGGATGCTAAGAGGAAAGTTGCCCGCGAAATCCAGTCCAAAGATTCTGCTCTTCTTGTGTTTGCCCATAAACTCAAAGATGCTGAGCGTGTTCTTGATATTCTTGTTGATGACTACTCTGATTATCGACGACCCAAGAGATCCAAATTGGAGGAGGATGTGGAGGACGATTCTTCTTGCACAACCACTGTTGCATCTCAGCTCAAATTGTCtgatattttatcatatgcCCACCGGATAAGCTACACAACCTTTGCTCCACCTGAATTCGGTGCTGGGCAAGCTCCTCTTCGTGGGGCTCTCCCACCTGCCCCACAAGAAGAGCAAATGCGTGCGTCACAGCTGTACAATTTTGCTGATCTTGATGTTGGTTTACCTAAAGCAGTTGAAACCAAGGAGAAAACAATCGAAGCTATTGTTGAGCCTCCCTCTGCACAGCCAGATGTCAAATCACTTGCCAATATGACTGCAATTCAGGGTCTGCTTCCTCCAAATATCACTGTTCCATCAGGTTGGAAACCTGGGATGCCTGTGGAATTGCCCATTAATTTGCCATTGCCCCCGCCAGGGTGGAAGCCTGGAGACCCTGTGCCATTGCCTCCATTTGAGTCTCTTCCCGTTCCTAGGGCTGATGAGCAACAATTGCGTCCCCTCGCTCCTCAACATAAGCCACCTGAACCGATACAGGTTCGGCATGTTGAGCTGGATATTCTGGATCAAGACGATGACAGCAGTGATTATAGTAGTGAGGATGCGAGCTCTGAGGATGATGATTGA